GCCAAACTGAGACTTGGGAGATTGAGTTTGAAGTCCCTACCGTACCCTGAAATTCATTGAATGAGCAAGCCCTTCTCTCAACCCAACTGACTTGATGGGGTTGTATGATAAAGAGGAGAGCCATGCTTCTAGGCAGGAGAGGGAGAGCAGAAGTGTAAGAAGTAttcacatacataaataaatacctgcagctgttgttatgtgtttttcaaTGCGCGCTGGAGATAGCAGGCCTACGTCTGCAACTCCTATATAGCTTGAGGGCTGGAAATGCTTCCCCAACCCCCACAATACAAACTCAGCTGTCCCTGGGAAATCAGACTCTTTCATTTCCATGTAGTTTGTCTTGCTCTCCTGCTACCTCAGCCTGTTAGCCCATTGCTGGTGGCCCATAGGACGTGCTGAAGAGGATGAACAACTGtattgcatcctgtcagattccTAAGATCTgaaggaaagcaagagtcatagccatcttgaaaccaggcaAGGACCGTAATGACACAAAAAGCTATAGATCAGTCttcttgttgtgccatctttaagAAGTTTTGGAGAGACTTActttgcatagaattatggaaaaaatagacccatgtgcacagtgtgttaaagcgctgagctgctgaacttgcgggccaaaaggtcccagtttcaaatcccgggaacggaatgagcgcccgctgttagccccagctcctgccaacctagcagttcgaaaacatgcaaatgtgagtagatcaataggtaccgcttcggcgggaaggtaacggcgctccatgcagtcatgccacatgaccttggagatgtctacggacaacgccagctctttggcctagaaatggagatgagcaccaacccccagagtcggtcacgactggacataacgtcaggggaaaacttttacattTACTATGATTCTacagcaagctggcttcaggaaaggcaaaagctgcacatcacaagtgttgaccctgactcagcacatagaagattaCAAgaactgtcttcatagacctgtcaacaGCTTATGACATTGTAAATAATCACCTTCTCCTAAGAAAaatttataatatcacaaaggactaccatctcacccgcttcataggaaatctgctacaaaacaggagctttttgttgaattccagggccagagaagcagatagcgaaaacagaagaacggcctgcctcaagagagcgtgcttgctccatcaatgttgaACATCTACAAAAAtgaccagccattgccagaaggcacagagagtttaatctatgctgacaattgtgccatcaccgcccaagcagggagctttgaaaaggTTGaatagaagctctccaaagctttaggtgctcttactgcctattacagagaaaaacagctgatccctaatccaacTAAAACACAGAGGAGTgattttcaccttaagaacagacaagcatctcgagctctgaggattacctgagaaggaatcccactggagcattgcagcacaccaaaatacttgggagttatccTGGATCGTGCCCTGACTTACGAgtagcactgcttgactatcaagaaaaaactgggtgctagaaataacattgggTTGTTAACATTGTACAAAACCTAacgggcacaacctggggatcacaactagacacagtgaagacatctgcccttgcgctttgctactctgctgctgaatatgtatgcccagtgtagaatacatctcaccaggttaaatagtggatgtggctcttaatgagacatgcctcattatcacaggatgtctatgccccataccactggagaaattatactgtttggccagcattgcaccacctgacatccgccgggaagtagcagccagcaatgaaaggaccaggacattgacatctccagcacatcctctgtttggatatcagctagCACTCCAACACTCCAAATCAAGAAatcgttttctaagatctacagagatactcgcaggaatacATCagaaagcgagagtccaaaagtggcaggctaaaacccagaacttcaatcagtggctgacgcccaATGAgcgactccctcctgggcaacttgaaaggcgcagaacagattgtgctctggcaccacgagatgcagagccaatcttaagaaatggggctacaaagtggagcctACGacatgcagtctgagccctgccacatacacaatggaggaccttcttataaacaccacaggcactccaagtggccagctaataatcaaaggacatttagtataatgccaagggtAACTGCAAGTTCTAAATTTCATTGCATAATtactattgttttcattgtttggcCTCATAGAATGTtgagggcagagctttccaaacgatATGCCAAGACACATtactgtgttggctgcagtgtgtaggtgtgtaacGTGAACGTaaggagaaacctctgagtctgtgTGAAAGAAGTAATTaatcaaatatttgaaaaatataaatgaaagttttcatgagatgtgttatgtccccatacatttcatgatgacaatactgtatatgtatgtggctgtatctcttataaggggttgatttattggcaaaactgaattactgtgtcgcaaaatggtgcatgtctaaaaagtgtgtcaccaaaatTAAATGTTTGGAGAGCTCTGATCTAGGGTCTActtcttacttacttaggtgatccctcgttgtccaagtatgatggccttccatgtGTAGTGTCTTGTAGTTCAAagttgatattgtgggattttctatcttgatattctgggttatatggctgtgtggaagggccctgggatatagggcaatttAAGATCCAGTCCAAGATGTAGCTATGTGGTGGTGATAGTGATGAATAAATGAGGACATTCTCTCCAGATATAGGTATGTTATCCCACTCTTGAatgagttctcatgggaaaaaggtgtctccactgaagctttgtcaccaatccttgttttaacaacaagccaaattgttcaaaatccaattatcacagggacagaagtgaggtgaaatcttctgaacaagggcacagatggcaaaacaaactccacaaagatattaacccttccctgtgctatccaaagctaatatatatttttagctggagttatacttaaaaatgtacctgtcccaATTTAGATACAAATTCAATTTGAGAACAAatatacagaacctattttgtttgtattgGGGATTGTTTGTATTTGATGTGTTGACAATCTGCTGGAAACTTTGCTTGCCCCTCTCTCCTTTGGATGGCCctaggccctgtctacactgtaatataaaattccagagtatttgctttgaactggattatatgagtctacacagccagataatctgggataaaataatctgggttcggatcctgggatatagggcagggtaGCTCCAGCTACAGTGTAGCTCCAAACCCAGGCCCTTCCtacactgcataataataataataataataataataataataataataataataataggttgcagtgagttttccaggctgaatggccatattccagaagcattctttcctgatgtttcgcctgcatctatgacaggcatcctcagaggtaatgaggtatgttggatactaggcaagtggggtttatgtatctgtggatgtccagggtgggagaaagaactgttggaggcaagtgtgactgtttccattgaccaccttgattagcattgaatagcctttcagcttcaaggtctggctgcttcctgcctggggggaatcctttgttgggaagtgttagctggtcctgattgaatGCCTCTATTTTCAGaatagtgttctttatttactgtcccaattttagagttttttttttaatactggtagacagattttttttttcattttcatggtttcctcttttctattgaaattgcccatgtgcttgtggatttctatggcttgtcagagtggtccagcatttctgagttctcaaataatatgctgcgtccaggttggttcatcaagtgctctgctatgactgacttttcTGGTTGTCATCAAGGGAACAACTGACTGCATTGGGaacctgatgaagaaacacaacctacaaacaatctacagacccattaagagaatccaacaaatgctatgttcagcaaaggacaagatggatcctctcacctctgcaggagtctaccgtatgccatgcagctgtggataagtctacataggaaccaccaaatgcagcattgcccagacacgaatcaaggatcATGAAAGGCACTACAAACTATGCATTGTTGAatgtttcatggccggaatcactgggttgctgtgagtctttcaggctgtatggccatgctccagattCTTTCACTCTTGACATTTCATCcatatccatggcaggcatcatcagaggttgtgaggtatgttggaaactaggcaagtgaggtttatatatctgtgtaaggtccagggtgggggaaagaacactTGTCCGCTGAAGGCAGGTgtagatgttgtaattaatcaccttgattagcatttgatggccctgtgtcctcaaggcctggcttcttcctgcctggaagaatcttttggttggaggtgttagctgtccctgattgtttcatgtctggaatttcacgtcagactacacagagaagccattgaaattcacaagcatgtggacaatttcaacagaaaggaggaaaccatgaaaatgaacaaaatctggctaccactatttttaaaaaaactctataatcagaacagtaaatgaagaacaacactctgaaaacagaaaaattccagatatgaaacaagagggaaaggagaaaaatatttaaagaaaaagaaatacgtaATGCTATTTGGACAAGCTGTAATGttacaaaattagaaataaatgATTCCTGAAAAAGTTAACTATGTTGGAATAATGTTAATGAAacatttggttatgattttaaacatctttcaatttatgcaaattgggtttttatagCTATCTATACTTGTGTATGTAACACACTCAGAAAGCTCAAATcacaagaaaatattttattgcctgtTCCCATTCTTATGGagttatttttaattaatgtgataacatgatgtgtttggatatattctgaaattctcttgagcatgaagatatattccctgccttgcaaggagtttctctaaaaaaaaattacattaggatttttgCATATGATACCAAGGGGCAGGGGAGAAGTAGCTGGTGGCACTAATGCTATTATCCAGATGGAAACAGTTTTTCCTAAAACATAGTAACCAATAATTCTAGATAGGAATAGCTTGCATGGATTTTACTTTGAAATAAGTGTTGGAAGTGTAAAAAGCAGGAAGGGACATTTTTTCATGcatggtggacatgtgaaaagttacaaaaattttggaaaatgatccacGTAGAGTCACAAAAAATTTTGAATATGAAATTCCCAATGAAACCTGAGTACTACTTATTGGGAATATTAGACACATCGCTGAAACTAGATACTAATGACGATAaactatttatgtatatatgcacACCAGCAAGAATAATAATcgcaaaaagatggaaaacagaaGAGATTCCGCAACTGGAACATTGGTTGGAAAAAGTagaagaaataaaggacatggacaaattaactttttatttgaaaacaattaGAGGAAAACTGATCAAAAacacaaattgggaaaaatttgaCTTATACattaatgaaaaattaaaacagtaaattgAACCGGGACATAGTAACAATTATACATTAATGAATTCGTTTTCCGAAAAGGGGATAGAATGGAAGTCTTCACTGTACCCTTACCCTTTTTGTGTTGGCCCTTATGTGTTTGTTTCCCTccactccctccccctccccttattTTCCTTCCCAATTATCCCTcactgtcatttgtttttaaattgtgtctatGTATCTCACTTacccttcaataaaaatttaaaaaaaaatgtcttgaATTCGAGTGAATGGTAAAGTATGTTATATAGTAGAGTcttccttatccaacgttcacttatccagcgttctggattatccaatgcagtctgccttttagtaatcaatagttttgtagtcaatgttttcaatacactgcaatgttttggtgctaaattcataaatactacataacgttaccgtgtattgaactgctttttctgtcgatttgttgtaaaacaggatgttttgatgcttaatttgtaatatcataatgtaatttaatgtttaataggcttttccttaatccctccttattatccaacattttcactaatccaacattctgccggcccgtttatgttgggtaagcgagattctactgtacttattttgcacaagttgctatttgaatacagatctagacacgtttcattatttttgaatgtattttttttgattgtatattagattgtttgtgtcaaataattaatacagtagagtctcacttatccaagactcgcttatccaaagttctggattatccaaggcatttttgtaatcaatgttttcaatatatggtgatattttggtgctaaattcgtaaaaacagtaattacaacataacattattgcgtattgaactactttttctgtcaattttgttgcataacatgatgctttggtgcttaatttgtaaaaatcataacctaatttgatgtttaataggcttttccttaatccctccttattatccaagatgtccgcttatccaagtttctgccggcacatttagcttgaataagtgagactctactgtacaacatttttttaaaaaaaacaacacctggagggtcaaagtttgcccatgcctggtctacactgccatataatccagttcaaagcaaattacctcacaagctctgaggatgcctgccatagatgtgggcaaaaggtcaggagagaatgcttctggaacatggccatacagcctggaaaatgcacaacaactcaaagcagatacagtagagtctcacttatccaagctaaaagggccggcagaagcttggataagcgaatatcttggataataaggagggattaaggaaaagcctattaaacttcaaattagattatgattttacaaattaagcaccaaaacatcatgttatacaacacatttgacagaaaaagcagttgaatacgcagtaatgttatgttgtaattactgtatttacgaatttagcaccaaaatatcacgatatattgaaaacattgactacaaaaatggcttggataatccagaaacttggataagcgaggcttggataagtgagactctactgtactttgatttttatatggcaatgaagaCAGGGTCTTGGGTTGGGAATGGTTTGCCGGAAGGGGGGAACCTTGTTGCCCAGGCCGCCAAGGTAATCTGCCtgctaataattataattatggcTGGAGGTGAATAATAATCATCTGAGGTAAATTGCTTCTCTTTAAAAGTAGCCACagggaaacgggggggggggcgcgAGAGAGAGAGCACTTTGGCCTGTGATTGGCTCCTGGCTGTTTTTCCTGGGGTGCCTTCCGACCAATCCCgggcggggagggagggggaggaggcctgctccctgggtttgaatctGATTGGGCGAGAGGGGATTTTGGGAAGGGGCCTGGGCCGCCCGAGAGTGCCTTTGATGGGCCTGGGAGGAGGCGGAGGTGGGGAAGAGGGGAAGGGGCCGGCCTGGCATTGATTAAgttgggaggagaaagagaaggaggccgGGCCAGGCTGGGGCTCAGCCTTGGGGGCCCTCCTTTGAAACGGACTAATTGGGGAGGGAGGACACAAAGGGAAGCGGACGGCGCCGGGAGAGCCGCGCTGCGAGGAAGAGTTCCCGCTGGGTgagtggagcccccccccccccctcccggagaaagaaagaaagaagaaagaaaaaagtcctTGGAAAGTTTTCCCCGAAGGGAGTGACAGATCCCAGCTCGTCCTGGGGAGGAGAGGAGGCCATCGCCAGAGCCATGCGCCTCCACCACGACGCCTCCTTGGCCCGCAGCCCTCtcgtcttcttcttcctcctcctgctgctttgCTCCTGCTGGGCCCAGTTCCATGGGGAGAAGGGCATCTCCATCCCTGACCACGGCTTCTGCCAGCCCATCTCCATCCCCTTGTGCACCGACATCGCCTACAACCAGACCATCATGCCCAACTTGCTGGGCCACACCAGCCAAGAGGACGCCGGCTTGGAGGTCCACCAGTTCTACCCGCTGGTGAAGGTCCAGTGCTCTCCCGAGCTCAAGTTCTTCCTGTGCTCCATGTACGCCCCGGTGTGCACCGTCTTGGAGCAGGCCATCCCGCCCTGCCGCTCCATCTGCGAACGGGCCCGGCAGGGTTGCGAAGCCCTCATGAACAAGTTTGGCTTCCAGTGGCCCGAACGGCTGCGTTGCGAGAACTTCCCCCGCCACGGCACCGAGCAGATCTGCGTGGGGCAGAACCACTCCGAGGAAGGGGCCTCGCCGGCCTTGGTCACCAGCGCCACCCCCATCGCCGGGCACGGGACCGTTGGCCCACCACGTTACGCCACCCTGGACCACCCGTTCCACTGCCCGCGGGTCCTCAAAGTGCCCACGTACCTCAACTACAAGTTCCTGGGAGAGAAAGACTGTGCGGCACCTTGTGAGCCAGCCAAGAGCGATGGGCACATGTTCTTCAACCAGGAGGAGATCCGCTTTGCCCGCATCTGGATCCTCATCTGGTCTGTGCTGTGCTGCGCCTCCACGTTCTTCACCGTCACCACCTACTTGGTGGACATGCAGCGCTTCCGCTACCCAGAACGGCCCATCATTTTTCTCTCCGGCTGCTACACTATGGTCTCCGTGGCCTACATTGCTGGATTTGTCCTGGAGGAGCGGGTGGTGTGCAACGAACGCTTCCAAGACGACGGCTACCGCACCGTGGTGCAAGGCACCAAAAAGGAAGGCTGCACCATCCTCTTCATGATGCTGTACTTCTTCAGTATGGCCAGCTCCATTTGGTGGGTCATTTTGTCCCTCACGTGGTTCCTCGCTGCTGGCATGAAGTGGGGCCATGAAGCCATTGAGGCCAACTCGCAGTACTTCCACTTAGCAGCCTGGGCCGTGCCGGCGGTCAAGACGATCACCATCCTGGCCATGGGGCAGATTGATGGCGACCTTCTCAGCGGTGTCTGCTTTGTGGGCCTCAACAACATCGACCCGCTTCGGGGCTTTGTTTTGGCCCCACTCTTTGTCTACCTCTTCATTGGCACGTCCTTCCTCTTGGCAGGCTTCGTGTCGCTTTTCCGCATCCGCACCATCATGAAGCACGGTGGCACCAAGACGGAGAAGCTGGAGCGCCTCATGGTGCGCATTGGGGTCTTCAGCGTCCTCTACACGGTCCCGGCGACCATTGTCATTGCCTGCTACTTCTACGAGCAGGCCTTCCGCGAGCACTGGGAGCGGAGCTGGATTAGCCAGAACTGCAAGAGTTTGGCCATTCCCTGCCCACTCCAGTACACGCCACGCATGACCCCAGACTTCACCGTCTACATGATCAAGTATCTGATGACTCTCATTGTGGGCATCACTTCAGGCTTCTGGATCTGGTCAGGAAAAACCCTTCACTCCTGGAGGAAATTCTACACCAGGCTAACTAACAGCAAACATGGAGAGACTACCGTTTGaacagagagaagggagggactGGAGAGTGGAGGAGAGCCCAAATTGCCACCTCAAAAAGTTTCACACAAACAGTTGAACCAACACAATCAAGAGGTGCTTCCCTTCAGGAGCTACATGAGGGGCTGCTTGGTCTTTGGGGAGTCTCTCTGTGAATTTTGGGGAGCGAGGAGTTTCTGTCCTGCCGGGTTGGGACTTCCTCTGACAATCTGGAGAGAAACCATGGAGGTacagaaggagggaggggaaccGAAGTATTTAAAACCGTCTCCTTGAATTAAAACACAATCtaaacctttttttttgttttaggtTTTTATTAACTATTAAAGGGTGTCATTTTGTAATTAAAACTGTAAATAGCATTTGtaaatttaattatatatttctatttaaaaagagagagcgAGAAAAAACACCAGCAAGGATGCAGAAATCTTCGAAGAGGGTCGGAGAAAGGAAAGTGGGTttttttcctccccctcctccttctttgggggctacATTTTTTCCCTTTGACTCTGCCATACCCTCCCCTCTATATGGAGCCAAGAGGACTGCGTGCTGTTTGGGTTGGCCCTTCACAGGACTTTTTTGGCTGAAGCTTTTCATATGAGCCAGGTTTGAaatcactccctccctccctctccaacCCCTGCAGAAACACATCTCCAACAACTTCCCTTTGGAGACTTACAGTTTTTTGGTACGATTCCAAAAGGACTTCTCCCATCTCGCTCATTTTTTCCTCTCCACTTTGGAAGGTTTGCAAGTAATGTTCTGTATTgataaaaatacatttgaaagtaGAGGGTGGGGATGTGAGCCCACTCTTTGCTAACATTTGGGCCTTGGCCTTCATGTGAGGATCTCCTTGTGGTTATGTCTCCTAAAGAATGGTTACCTCCAACCAAGGTTTTCATTTGCCTTAAGCTGCAGAAGCCTTTTTCTGTCGCGTTTGTACATTTCTATTTTGTTTCCTAGATGTTTTGTACAAAAGGtgtctttttaaaaactacatttcCTTTATTAAACAGATTTGTTCTTTGCATATCCATTTGACTTTTTCCCCCTCTCAAAACAGCAGCAGCTTTCTGAAACAATCAACTTgtgagatgtgttgtcgaaggctttcatggccgaaaccactgggttgtgcattttccgggctgtatggccatgttccagaagcattctctcctgatgttttgtccacatctatggcaggcatcctcagagtttgtgaggtatctTGTGAGATGTCAATTCTGTAAAGCGGTTCGAAGCTACAATGCCTATTTCACAGAGCAGGACGCAATGCCCCTTTTGCTGAAGAGTTGGGTCTACTTTTTTCTTATAGAAAGAAGTCTTTTTCATATaaaggaagtacttggtatttAGGAAGtttacagaaaatgttgttttcaagATCTAGAAAAATTATTTGTTTCTGAAATCTTATTTTGTACTTCTCCCTCCCCCTTGCTGAAAAAGCATGGaagaaaataaatttatatttcttccatagggcctttccagacaggccctatattccaggatctgatgccaggttttctgctttaaacaggatcatatgagtccacactgccagataatttgggataaacaaaaaacctggaatcagaacCTAGGATATAGAGTCTAGAAGGGCCCTTAATTTGTataaaatatgggggggggggggggggatgcacaAGTatcctttattttcattttatcgcTGAAATACTAATTTAAAATACTTGGATGTTTTCATAAATACTTTTCATTGAGAAATTACAGATTTGCAAGTTTGCGAAAATGGCAAATAATAGTAAAAGAGTAGGTTGTTTCATATAAACCAGTAGCCTAACCCTAACATTTTCTCTGCAATTttgctttttgatttttttcccctaatGCAATTGATTAGCTGTGGACTACATATTATGCTAGGATTCTTCATAAATGCCCTTTAAAAGGAAAGAGCTGAAACCCTTGTGGATATCATCCCATATAACTTCACAGGCATGCATTTCATTGAATATTAAATATAGCAAAAAGATGGAAATATTCTATTGATTTAGTTTTTGGGTTTAAAAAACAGTGCATTAATTTAGTTGCAGATTTTGGTATGCCTCTGTTTTGATGGTGAAATTGTAAAATGTAACATCTTGAGCCTATAGAAAATTAAATCACACTAAATGCAATTTATCTCACTTTCAGTAAAGCAGCCATCAAAATGACTAAAATATAACAAAAGGGAAGAATTGTATGTAAGAATTATTTGGAatcgtttttaaaaaaacaatattttaagtaATATTTCTTCCAAAACAATGTCCCCTTTTTAAATAGTTCACTTCCACACAGATTTTGACTGCATGCAAAGTTTTAATAGTTTATAGAAAATTATTTAAATGTTTGAATTTAAATGTCTGGTCTCCATCTGAACTCATTAGCCACACACGGAGATCCTTTTTTTGCATTCAGTGAAGAGGCTTACTGCTATCAGCTCAGAAATTAGTTAGCCAAATTCCTCCCATTCTTGTGGGATGATTACACCTCTAGCAATACCTCTCCTGAAAGCTAAAACAAACTGCTTAACGGGCCAAgccaaaaggaagaagaaaatgaaaaaaaaagtttttgctggcatagattttttttaaaaaaaactgaaactaAGAAATAGTGTATCCCCTTTTAGAGACAGTTCAATTTTTCAGGGCCAGTTGTGAGAACTTTTCACATTCTTTCCACCCAGCTTTGCTTCCTCTGATAGAATTGATACTCTGAAAGTTGTGTTGTTGAGAATGGTGGTGTTGCTGTTTGAACAAAAAATGTATTATGTGACAATCTTGTTGCTCCCTAATGTTCGTAGAGGAGCAAGCTTTGGATCTGCAAATTAGATCAACGTAGACAATGGGAAGATGGTGCAAAAAGGGACTTTTCTCCTTCTGTAAGCTTTCTGGGACAGAAGGGGGTACATTTGCGACTACTATATTTTGAGGGCTGCCATAAAAGTGAGTGAAGGTGAAAAAGGCAACCTCTCGTTTCCTCCCCACCCCAGACACGCACACACCCTCTTCACTCAGAAGAAGGGAGTGGAGCTTCAAGCCAAAAGCCAGAGGGTGACTAAAGCAAACCAGATGGACCCTGGAAGGCTACAAACATGTGTCCAGTATCAAAGCAGTTCAGCTCTTCCAGATAGAGGAGGAGCACATTCCATCTGGTCTTTAAAAAATTGAATGGGAGGTTactctttgttttttttctctccagaGTTGGGATCTTGCCTGCCTTCCAGCCAAGCATTGCTCccttgtcctgaattaattttacCCACAGCCACAAATcggatttttcaaaaacaagtctGCGCTGCCATATAgtctagattatcaaagaagataatccacattatttgctttgaaccggattgtatgagtctacactatataatccagttcaaagtagataattgcattttatatggcagtgtagaaagggcctaggaggcttttaaagcagaggtgttTTCTGCTGTCTCCATTTGAAACCGAAAATCCAGAGCTGgggaattttatttaattttattgaggCTGAAACCCATTCTCCACCAATCGTACAGGTAGGGGAATTTGGAAGATGTAGACCAAACAAGTCAGTTTCCCTAACTCTATGTCAGACAAAAAGTGCAAACATTGCTTTTACATTCAAAGTTTTCAGTTATAAAGTTGCCCGACGTCTCTCTTTGCTCTCACAGAAGGAgcactggttttttttctctctctaaccCTTCCTTACTGAACTAGCCCAGTTCTGGAATTCCTTGTTTCCCAGTTAAGGACTTAAGTCCATATAAGAACATATCTCGACAGAGCCAAGCCTTGTGTTCTGTCTGATattaatccttttttttttttgcattttctgtCTTTCCCCACTATGCAGTTGGTGTCCAGAGT
This sequence is a window from Anolis carolinensis isolate JA03-04 chromosome 6, rAnoCar3.1.pri, whole genome shotgun sequence. Protein-coding genes within it:
- the fzd2 gene encoding frizzled-2; translation: MRLHHDASLARSPLVFFFLLLLLCSCWAQFHGEKGISIPDHGFCQPISIPLCTDIAYNQTIMPNLLGHTSQEDAGLEVHQFYPLVKVQCSPELKFFLCSMYAPVCTVLEQAIPPCRSICERARQGCEALMNKFGFQWPERLRCENFPRHGTEQICVGQNHSEEGASPALVTSATPIAGHGTVGPPRYATLDHPFHCPRVLKVPTYLNYKFLGEKDCAAPCEPAKSDGHMFFNQEEIRFARIWILIWSVLCCASTFFTVTTYLVDMQRFRYPERPIIFLSGCYTMVSVAYIAGFVLEERVVCNERFQDDGYRTVVQGTKKEGCTILFMMLYFFSMASSIWWVILSLTWFLAAGMKWGHEAIEANSQYFHLAAWAVPAVKTITILAMGQIDGDLLSGVCFVGLNNIDPLRGFVLAPLFVYLFIGTSFLLAGFVSLFRIRTIMKHGGTKTEKLERLMVRIGVFSVLYTVPATIVIACYFYEQAFREHWERSWISQNCKSLAIPCPLQYTPRMTPDFTVYMIKYLMTLIVGITSGFWIWSGKTLHSWRKFYTRLTNSKHGETTV